The Humulus lupulus chromosome 3, drHumLupu1.1, whole genome shotgun sequence genome window below encodes:
- the LOC133825018 gene encoding alpha carbonic anhydrase 8-like: protein MATKTRAQRRKSKPSTTPPPTKKSTAIPKSTPPLTTPLPAKQKSKSTSLPQTAKKKSTPSSVPPPAKQIPTIPKTTPLLFPSPITVNDPNPPSPNPNPTKAVPKTKPPVVPTPNTKKKPFPAGPAKKFVSAQARDTYESIKTKKLLPKKGFFPTTIEVPTFISDVIEQHSWETFCQKPEHAIIPLVREFYANMPASTNFELILRSKVVSFSAKANNSLFRLDSFDALFITI, encoded by the coding sequence ATGGCCACCAAAACACGAGCTCAGAGAAGGAAATCCAAACCATCAACCACCCCACCACCAACCAAAAAGAGCACCGCTATCCCCAAATCTACCCCACCATTAACTACCCCACTACCAGCCAAACAAAAATCTAAATCAACCTCTCTCCCACAAACAGCCAAAAAGAAATCCACACCAAGCTCTGTCCCACCACCAGCCAAGCAGATTCCCACTATCCCAAAAACTACCCCACTACTTTTTCCTTCCCCAATCACTGTAAATGACCCTAACCCACCATCACCAAACCCTAACCCCACCAAAGCTGTGCCCAAGACCAAACCTCCTGTTGTACCAACCCCAAATACCAAGAAAAAGCCTTTCCCTGCAGGTCCCGCTAAGAAATTTGTTTCTGCTCAAGCGAGGGACACATATGAGTCCATTAAGACCAAGAAATTGCTCCCCAAAAAAGGATTTTTTCCTACCACTATTGAGGTGCCAACTTTCATCAGTGATGTTATTGAGCAACATAGTTGGGAAACTTTCTGTCAAAAACCAGAGCATGCTATTATTCCATTGGTGCGTGAGTTTTACGCTAACATGCCAGCCTCTACAAATTTTGAACTGATCCTTCGCAGCAAGGTTGTTTCATTTTCTGCTAAGGCTAATAACTCATTATTTAGGTTGGACAGTTTTGATGCGTTGTTTATAACAATATGA
- the LOC133825019 gene encoding uncharacterized protein LOC133825019, producing MAHPEGKIEDVLVQVDQFIFPSDFIILNYEADGDVPIILGRPFLATGRTLIDVQKGEFTMRVNDQQVTFNVFNAMKFLDEIEECSRLSVIESIVTEKFHKEAFKNGMGVRSHEDLENISEEEEAKLHGWSRDKFKSVFTNRTSSPLLNLGGLFYSLDFSEGNFKPPKPFIQEPPNLELNPLPNHLKYAYLRDNETLPVIISAMLGAEKEHLLLAVLKKYTRAIGWNMANIKCISPSFCMHTILLEDCYNNSVEQQRRFNPIMKEVVRKEIIKWLDYGIVYPISDSSWVSPIQYVPKKGGVTVVANENNELIPTRQVMGWRVCMDYRKLNKAIRKENFSLPFIDQILDRLREKSFIASLTGIQAIIRFPLRQKTKRRLPSLILMAPLPLEGCCLDCAMLLPLSNVVRGRFFQIWWKSLLKSSWMIFQYLECQEASVTLMKALITAPIIVALDWSLPFELMCDASDFVVGPILGQRKEKVFHSIYYASKTLADSQLNYTTTEKELLVVVFAFDKLELILWELKKGTENQVADHLSRLETGSEKQGEGPIKETFPNEQLMVVNQLTTPWYADFVNYLDERYLYKQCPDQIMRRCVPKDEVSSILEHCHSTPYSGHFGGQGTVAKVFQSGYFWPSIFKDAHAFAKRCDRCQHVGNISARSEMPLNSILEVELFDVWGIDFMGPFPPSFRNLYILVAVDYVSKWVEAVLRKKTNRYNTIMDELKA from the exons ATGGCACATCCGGAAGGAAAGATTGAGGATGTACTTGTGCAAGTTGATCAATTCATTTTTCCGTCTGATTTCATCATTCTTAATTATGAAGCGGATGGAGATGTTCCTATTATCttgggtaggccatttctagctacCGGGAGGACTTTGATTGACGTACAAAAAGGGGAGTTTACTAtgagggtgaatgaccaacaagtGACTTTCAATGTGTTCAACGCTATGAAGTTTCTGGATGAGATTGAGGAATGCTCTCGGTTGAGTGTAATTGAGTCAATTGTCACTGAAAAATTCCACAAGGAAGCTTTTAAAAATGGAATGGGGGTGAGGTCACATGAAGACCTTGAAAACATAAGTGAAGAGGAAGAAGCCAAGTTACATGGGTGGAGTCGAGATAAATTCAAATCAGTCTTTACAAACCGGACAAGCAGCCCCTTACTAAATTTAGGAGGCCTTTTTTATTCCTTGGACTTTTCAGAAGGGAATTTTAAGCCTCCTAAGCCGTTTATTCAAGAGCCACCAAATTTAGAGTTGAATCCTTTGCCTAATCACTTGAAGTATGCCTATTTGAGAGATAACGAGACTTTGCCTGTAATTATTTCAGCCATGTTAGGAGCTGAAAAAGAGCATTTGTTGCTGGCTGTTTTGAAGAAATATACACGGGCCATTGGTTGGAACATGGCAAATATTAAGTGTATAAGTCCTTCATTTTGTATGCATACAATTCTGTTGGAGGATTGCTATAATAATTCTGTTGAGCAGCAGCGAAGGTTtaatcctatcatgaaggaagtggtTAGAAAAGAGATAATTAAATGGCTCGATTATGGAATTgtttacccaatttctgatagttcTTGGGTCAGCCCGATTCAGTATGTTCCTAAGAAAGGTGGAGTCACGGTGGTGGCTAATGAAAATAATGAGTTGATTCCCACAAGACAAGTGATGGGGTGGCGTGTTTGTATGGACTACCGAAAGCTAAATAAGGCTATTAGGAAAGAAAATTTCTCGctgccattcattgatcaaattcTTGATCGGTTGCGGGAAAAGAGTTTTATTGCTTCCTTGACGGgtattcaggctataatcagatttccATTGCGAcagaagaccaagagaagactaccTTCACTTATCCTTATGGCACCTTTGCCATTAGAAGGATGTTGTTTGGATTGTGCAATGCTCCTGCCACTTTCCAACGTTGTACGAGGGCGATTTTTTCAGATATGGTGGAAAAGTCTCTTGAAGtcttcatggatgatttttcagtaTTTG GAGTGTCAAGAAGCTTCTGTGACTTTGATGAAAGCTCTTATCACTGCACCCATCATTGTAGCTCTGGATTGGTCTCTTCCCTTTGAATTAATGTGCGATGCTAGTGACTTTGTTGTGGGTCCCATACTTGGGCAACGAAAAGAGAAGGTCTTTCATTCCATTTATTATGCAAGCAAGACATTAGCCGATTCTCAGTTGAACTATACCACCACTGAGAAAGAACTTTTAGTGGTGGTGTTTGCCTTTGACAAGCTAGAGCTTATCTTGTGGGAACTAAA AAAAGGAACGGAGAACCAAGTGGCTGACCATTTATCTAGACTTGAAACTGGAAGTGAAAAGCAAGGTGAAGGGCCAATTAAAGAGACATTCCCCAATGAGCAATTGATGGTTGTGAACCAACTCACTACACCATGGTATGCTGATTTTGTCAACTATTTG GATGAGCGTTATTTGTACAAGCAATGTCCAGATCAAATCATGAGGCGTTGTGTGCCTAAGGATGAAGTTTCAAGCATACTAGAGCATTGTCATTCAACTCCTTATAGTGGACATTTTGGTGGGCAAGGGACAGTCGCTAAGGTTTTTCAATCGGGGTACTTTTGGCCTTCTATCTTCAAGGATGCTCATGCATTTGCTAAACGATGTGACCGCTGCCAACATGTTGGAAATATTTCAGCAAGGAGTGAAATGCCTTTGAATAGCATCCTTGAAGTGGAATTGTTCgatgtttggggaatcgacttcatGGGACCATTTCCTCCGTCCTTCAgaaatttgtatattttggtggcGGTTGATTATGtctctaagtgggttgaagca GTGTTAAGAAAGAAAACAAATAGATATAATACAATAATGGATGAGTTAAAGGCGTGA
- the LOC133825020 gene encoding uncharacterized protein LOC133825020 yields the protein MQNKPTYPSGFSQQQPRAQPPPPQVSQSSSLESLMKEYMAKNDVVIQSQAASLRNLEIQMGQLANELRNIPQGTLPSDTKNSRRDGKEHCKAVTLRTGKNMELTEDNCKRNNKPTSIQSSVEKEDRVLHVNIPLVEALEQMLNYVKFFKDILTKKRRLGEFETVALTEGYSVILKNKIPPKLKDLGSFTIPCSIGGRDVGRALCDLGASINLMPM from the exons atgcaaaacaagcctacatatccaTCAGGGTTTTCGCAACAACAACCTAGAGCTCAACCACCTCCTCCTCAAGTGTCTCAATCAAGctctttggagagtttaatgaaagaatatatggccaagaatgatgTTGTGATTCAAAGCCAAGCGGCATCCTTGAGGAACCTAGAGATTCAAATGGGGCAACTAGCGAATGAGCTAAGGAATATACCACAAGGCACCTTGCCTAGTGATACCAAAAATTCAAGGAGAGATggtaaggagcattgcaaagcAGTTACTTTGAGAACTGGTAAAAATATGGAATTGACTGAGGATAATTGTAAGAGAAACAAcaagcccacttcaatccaaagtagtgtggaaAAGGAAGACAGAGTT CTTCACGTCAATATACCgttggtggaagctttggagcAAATGCTCAACTATGTGAAATTTTTTAAGGACATTTTAACTAAGAAGAGAAGGCTTGGAGAATTTGAAACGGTGGCTTTGACTGAAGGTTATAGTGTGatattgaagaataaaattcctccTAAATTAAAAGATCTAGGCAGCTTCACAATTCCTTGTTCTATTGGTGGTAGAGATGTTGGTAGAGCACTTTGTGACTTGGGGGCtagtatcaatttgatgcccatgtAG